One segment of Salvelinus alpinus chromosome 1, SLU_Salpinus.1, whole genome shotgun sequence DNA contains the following:
- the LOC139536932 gene encoding heparanase-like isoform X4, whose protein sequence is MSGILILALVISILSHGYYVGASVRSARDEVNFESVNLNVDLSRVLKRVNERFLSVAIDASLVAEEKFMYLLASPKLRTLAKALSPAFLRFGGTRQDFMTFNPAFLHSNEYHKNSVFDADDLCERLELPPILEERLKQEWALHEVLLQKEDLQRKYRSVKFTEYAVDLLYSFTNCSGLDLIFGLNELLRTTGNSWDSSNARTLIQYCESKQYSMAWELGNEPNSYEKKAGIRVNGYQLGQDFIQLRRILRESKLYHDTGLYGPDISQPRDHRRDLLEGFLESGAEAIDACTWHHYYVNGRHTSLKDFLDPEVLNTLALKTHEVMETVDLASPGKKVWLGETSSAYGGGAKGLSDTFVAGFMWLDKLGLGAKLGLDVVIRQVLIGSGTYHLVDDNLDPLPDYWLSVLYKRLVGPEVLSIEAFSILGKTKRVRVYLHCTNKKRYFTI, encoded by the exons ATGTCAGGCATATTAATCTTGGCATTAGTGATATCTATTCTATCTCATGGATATTATGTCGGAGCAAGTGTCAGGTCTGCGAGGGATGAGGTGAATTTTGAGTCTGTAAATCTGAATGTAGACCTCTCTCGAGTACTCAAGAGAGTGAACGAACGTTTTTTGTCTGTGGCCATAGATGCGAGTCTCGTCGCTGAAGAGAAGTTCATGTACCTGTTAGC GTCTCCAAAGCTGAGGACATTGGCTAAAGCTTTATCCCCAGCATTTCTAAGATTTGGAGGGACAAGACAAGATTTCATGACCTTCAACCCTGCATTTTTACATTCAAATGAGTATCACAAAAACTCTGTTTTTGATGCAG ATGATCTCTGTGAAAGGCTGGAGCTGCCCCCAATACTGGAGGAGAGGCTGAAGCAGGAATGGGCTCTACATGAAGTACTTCTCCAGAAAGAGGACTTGCAGAGGAAGTACCGGAGTGTAAAGTTCACAG AGTATGCAGTGGATCTACTGTACTCTTTTACAAACTGCTCTGGATTAGACCTCATCTTTGGGCTCAACGAGCTGCTCAGGACCACTGGCAACTCCTGGGACAGCAGCAATGCCAGGACCCTCATACAGTACTGTGAATCCAAACAGTACAGCATGGCCTGGGAGCTGGGCAATG AGCCCAACAGTTATGAGAAGAAGGCAGGGATCCGGGTGAACGGATACCAGCTGGGCCAAGACTTCATTCAACTCCGCAGGATTCTGCGGGAATCCAAACTTTACCATGACACTGGACTCTATGGACCAGACATTAGCCAACCCCGAGACCACCGGAGAGACTTACTGGAGGG GTTCTTGGAAAGTGGGGCAGAAGCAATTGACGCATGCACCTGGCACCA TTACTATGTCAACGGAAGACACACATCTTTAAAAGATTTCCTAGACCCTGAGGTGCTAAACACTTTAGCCCTGAAAACACATGAAGTCATGGAG ACCGTTGATCTGGCATCCCCTGGGAAGAAGGTGTGGCTTGGAGAGACTAGTTCTGCCTATGGAGGCGGGGCTAAGGGGCTGTCTGACACATTTGTCGCTGGATTCAT GTGGCTGGATAAACTGGGCCTTGGTGCAAAGCTTGGCTTAGATGTTGTAATCAGGCAGGTTTTGATTGGATCTGGGACTTACCACCTGGTAGATGATAACCTCGATCCACTTCCT GATTACTGGCTATCAGTTCTGTACAAGAGGCTTGTTGGACCAGAGGTGCTGAGTATAGAAGCCTTTTCCATTTTGGGAAAGACGAAAAGAGTACGGGTCTACCTACACTGCACTAACAAGAAAAGGTATTTCACAATCTAG
- the LOC139567540 gene encoding probetacellulin-like yields the protein MSFEGTMVLNAELQSMNSILNSVCFLVVALALCKYSLAEWNTTEQPANNTVSLHHQGNTNNFKDSIETATQGKKSGHFTKCPKELRQYCIHGSCRFVKEQNTPSCRCERGYIGSRCEYVDLASRLDDKRQIIVVCVIAVLVFLILLITFIRICAHRHKLCRRKRRRKEETRNGTEKLNMIMMMNTNGMHVASSDSVETSDTNAV from the exons CTCTGTTTGTTTTCTGGTCGTAGCTTTGGCCCTGTGTAAATACTCTCTGGCTGAATGGAATACAACTGAGCAGCCGGCGAACAACACTGTGTCCCTCCATCACCAAGGCAACACAAACAACTTCAAAG ACTCAATAGAAACTGCAACTCAAGGCAAAAAGAGTGGCCATTTCACCAAATGTCCAAAGGAGTTAAGGCAATACTGTATCCATGGGTCGTGTCGCTTTGTAAAGGAACAGAATACTCCTTCATGCAG ATGTGAGAGAGGGTACATTGGGTCCAGGTGTGAGTATGTTGATCTGGCCTCGCGTCTAGATGACAAGAGGCAGATCATCGTAGTCTGTGTGATAGCAGTATTGGTCTTCCTCATACTGCTCATCACATTCATCCGCATCTGTGCACA TCGACATAAACTTTGCAGACggaagaggagaaggaaagaggagaCGAGGAATGGAACAGAGAAGCTCAATATGATTATGATGATGAACACAAATGGAATGCATGTAGCTTCATCAGATTCAGTAGAAACCTCAGACACCAATGCAGTATGA
- the LOC139536932 gene encoding heparanase-like isoform X3, translating to MYLLASPKLRTLAKALSPAFLRFGGTRQDFMTFNPAFLHSNEYHKNSVFDADDLCERLELPPILEERLKQEWALHEVLLQKEDLQRKYRSVKFTEYAVDLLYSFTNCSGLDLIFGLNELLRTTGNSWDSSNARTLIQYCESKQYSMAWELGNEPNSYEKKAGIRVNGYQLGQDFIQLRRILRESKLYHDTGLYGPDISQPRDHRRDLLEGFLESGAEAIDACTWHHYYVNGRHTSLKDFLDPEVLNTLALKTHEVMETVDLASPGKKVWLGETSSAYGGGAKGLSDTFVAGFMWLDKLGLGAKLGLDVVIRQVLIGSGTYHLVDDNLDPLPDYWLSVLYKRLVGPEVLSIEAFSILGKTKRVRVYLHCTNKKSTSYKSGAVTLFALNLSKSPASIAVPAMVSNSTVEAFVLQSEQPGEEGLYSKSVKLNGEVLKMVDDRTLPSLQGTPLAAGEHLRLPGYSFAFYLLSEAQALACR from the exons ATGTACCTGTTAGC GTCTCCAAAGCTGAGGACATTGGCTAAAGCTTTATCCCCAGCATTTCTAAGATTTGGAGGGACAAGACAAGATTTCATGACCTTCAACCCTGCATTTTTACATTCAAATGAGTATCACAAAAACTCTGTTTTTGATGCAG ATGATCTCTGTGAAAGGCTGGAGCTGCCCCCAATACTGGAGGAGAGGCTGAAGCAGGAATGGGCTCTACATGAAGTACTTCTCCAGAAAGAGGACTTGCAGAGGAAGTACCGGAGTGTAAAGTTCACAG AGTATGCAGTGGATCTACTGTACTCTTTTACAAACTGCTCTGGATTAGACCTCATCTTTGGGCTCAACGAGCTGCTCAGGACCACTGGCAACTCCTGGGACAGCAGCAATGCCAGGACCCTCATACAGTACTGTGAATCCAAACAGTACAGCATGGCCTGGGAGCTGGGCAATG AGCCCAACAGTTATGAGAAGAAGGCAGGGATCCGGGTGAACGGATACCAGCTGGGCCAAGACTTCATTCAACTCCGCAGGATTCTGCGGGAATCCAAACTTTACCATGACACTGGACTCTATGGACCAGACATTAGCCAACCCCGAGACCACCGGAGAGACTTACTGGAGGG GTTCTTGGAAAGTGGGGCAGAAGCAATTGACGCATGCACCTGGCACCA TTACTATGTCAACGGAAGACACACATCTTTAAAAGATTTCCTAGACCCTGAGGTGCTAAACACTTTAGCCCTGAAAACACATGAAGTCATGGAG ACCGTTGATCTGGCATCCCCTGGGAAGAAGGTGTGGCTTGGAGAGACTAGTTCTGCCTATGGAGGCGGGGCTAAGGGGCTGTCTGACACATTTGTCGCTGGATTCAT GTGGCTGGATAAACTGGGCCTTGGTGCAAAGCTTGGCTTAGATGTTGTAATCAGGCAGGTTTTGATTGGATCTGGGACTTACCACCTGGTAGATGATAACCTCGATCCACTTCCT GATTACTGGCTATCAGTTCTGTACAAGAGGCTTGTTGGACCAGAGGTGCTGAGTATAGAAGCCTTTTCCATTTTGGGAAAGACGAAAAGAGTACGGGTCTACCTACACTGCACTAACAAGAAAAG taCAAGCTACAAAAGTGGAGCAGTCACATTGTTTGCTCTGAACCTGAGTAAGAGCCCTGCTAGCATCGCTGTGCCTGCCATGGTCTCTAACAGCACTGTAGAGGCCTTCGTTCTTCAGTCTGAACAGCCTGGCGAGGAGGGACTCTACTCGAA GTCTGTGAAACTCAACGGAGAGGTGTTGAAGATGGTAGATGACCGAACTCTTCCATCGCTCCAGGGAACTCCTCTTGCTGCAGGAGAACATCTCAGACTGCCTGGTTATTCCTTTGCCTTCTATCTCCTCAGTGAGGCCCAGGCACTGGCCTGCCGATGA
- the LOC139536932 gene encoding heparanase-like isoform X1, translating into MSGILILALVISILSHGYYVGASVRSARDEVNFESVNLNVDLSRVLKRVNERFLSVAIDASLVAEEKFMYLLASPKLRTLAKALSPAFLRFGGTRQDFMTFNPAFLHSNEYHKNSVFDADDLCERLELPPILEERLKQEWALHEVLLQKEDLQRKYRSVKFTEYAVDLLYSFTNCSGLDLIFGLNELLRTTGNSWDSSNARTLIQYCESKQYSMAWELGNEPNSYEKKAGIRVNGYQLGQDFIQLRRILRESKLYHDTGLYGPDISQPRDHRRDLLEGFLESGAEAIDACTWHHYYVNGRHTSLKDFLDPEVLNTLALKTHEVMETVDLASPGKKVWLGETSSAYGGGAKGLSDTFVAGFMWLDKLGLGAKLGLDVVIRQVLIGSGTYHLVDDNLDPLPDYWLSVLYKRLVGPEVLSIEAFSILGKTKRVRVYLHCTNKKSTSYKSGAVTLFALNLSKSPASIAVPAMVSNSTVEAFVLQSEQPGEEGLYSKSVKLNGEVLKMVDDRTLPSLQGTPLAAGEHLRLPGYSFAFYLLSEAQALACR; encoded by the exons ATGTCAGGCATATTAATCTTGGCATTAGTGATATCTATTCTATCTCATGGATATTATGTCGGAGCAAGTGTCAGGTCTGCGAGGGATGAGGTGAATTTTGAGTCTGTAAATCTGAATGTAGACCTCTCTCGAGTACTCAAGAGAGTGAACGAACGTTTTTTGTCTGTGGCCATAGATGCGAGTCTCGTCGCTGAAGAGAAGTTCATGTACCTGTTAGC GTCTCCAAAGCTGAGGACATTGGCTAAAGCTTTATCCCCAGCATTTCTAAGATTTGGAGGGACAAGACAAGATTTCATGACCTTCAACCCTGCATTTTTACATTCAAATGAGTATCACAAAAACTCTGTTTTTGATGCAG ATGATCTCTGTGAAAGGCTGGAGCTGCCCCCAATACTGGAGGAGAGGCTGAAGCAGGAATGGGCTCTACATGAAGTACTTCTCCAGAAAGAGGACTTGCAGAGGAAGTACCGGAGTGTAAAGTTCACAG AGTATGCAGTGGATCTACTGTACTCTTTTACAAACTGCTCTGGATTAGACCTCATCTTTGGGCTCAACGAGCTGCTCAGGACCACTGGCAACTCCTGGGACAGCAGCAATGCCAGGACCCTCATACAGTACTGTGAATCCAAACAGTACAGCATGGCCTGGGAGCTGGGCAATG AGCCCAACAGTTATGAGAAGAAGGCAGGGATCCGGGTGAACGGATACCAGCTGGGCCAAGACTTCATTCAACTCCGCAGGATTCTGCGGGAATCCAAACTTTACCATGACACTGGACTCTATGGACCAGACATTAGCCAACCCCGAGACCACCGGAGAGACTTACTGGAGGG GTTCTTGGAAAGTGGGGCAGAAGCAATTGACGCATGCACCTGGCACCA TTACTATGTCAACGGAAGACACACATCTTTAAAAGATTTCCTAGACCCTGAGGTGCTAAACACTTTAGCCCTGAAAACACATGAAGTCATGGAG ACCGTTGATCTGGCATCCCCTGGGAAGAAGGTGTGGCTTGGAGAGACTAGTTCTGCCTATGGAGGCGGGGCTAAGGGGCTGTCTGACACATTTGTCGCTGGATTCAT GTGGCTGGATAAACTGGGCCTTGGTGCAAAGCTTGGCTTAGATGTTGTAATCAGGCAGGTTTTGATTGGATCTGGGACTTACCACCTGGTAGATGATAACCTCGATCCACTTCCT GATTACTGGCTATCAGTTCTGTACAAGAGGCTTGTTGGACCAGAGGTGCTGAGTATAGAAGCCTTTTCCATTTTGGGAAAGACGAAAAGAGTACGGGTCTACCTACACTGCACTAACAAGAAAAG taCAAGCTACAAAAGTGGAGCAGTCACATTGTTTGCTCTGAACCTGAGTAAGAGCCCTGCTAGCATCGCTGTGCCTGCCATGGTCTCTAACAGCACTGTAGAGGCCTTCGTTCTTCAGTCTGAACAGCCTGGCGAGGAGGGACTCTACTCGAA GTCTGTGAAACTCAACGGAGAGGTGTTGAAGATGGTAGATGACCGAACTCTTCCATCGCTCCAGGGAACTCCTCTTGCTGCAGGAGAACATCTCAGACTGCCTGGTTATTCCTTTGCCTTCTATCTCCTCAGTGAGGCCCAGGCACTGGCCTGCCGATGA
- the LOC139536932 gene encoding heparanase-like isoform X2: protein MSGILILALVISILSHGYYVGASVRSARDEVNFESVNLNVDLSRVLKRVNERFLSVAIDASLVAEEKFMYLLASPKLRTLAKALSPAFLRFGGTRQDFMTFNPAFLHSNEYHKNSVFDADDLCERLELPPILEERLKQEWALHEVLLQKEDLQRKYRSVKFTEYAVDLLYSFTNCSGLDLIFGLNELLRTTGNSWDSSNARTLIQYCESKQYSMAWELGNEPNSYEKKAGIRVNGYQLGQDFIQLRRILRESKLYHDTGLYGPDISQPRDHRRDLLEGYYVNGRHTSLKDFLDPEVLNTLALKTHEVMETVDLASPGKKVWLGETSSAYGGGAKGLSDTFVAGFMWLDKLGLGAKLGLDVVIRQVLIGSGTYHLVDDNLDPLPDYWLSVLYKRLVGPEVLSIEAFSILGKTKRVRVYLHCTNKKSTSYKSGAVTLFALNLSKSPASIAVPAMVSNSTVEAFVLQSEQPGEEGLYSKSVKLNGEVLKMVDDRTLPSLQGTPLAAGEHLRLPGYSFAFYLLSEAQALACR from the exons ATGTCAGGCATATTAATCTTGGCATTAGTGATATCTATTCTATCTCATGGATATTATGTCGGAGCAAGTGTCAGGTCTGCGAGGGATGAGGTGAATTTTGAGTCTGTAAATCTGAATGTAGACCTCTCTCGAGTACTCAAGAGAGTGAACGAACGTTTTTTGTCTGTGGCCATAGATGCGAGTCTCGTCGCTGAAGAGAAGTTCATGTACCTGTTAGC GTCTCCAAAGCTGAGGACATTGGCTAAAGCTTTATCCCCAGCATTTCTAAGATTTGGAGGGACAAGACAAGATTTCATGACCTTCAACCCTGCATTTTTACATTCAAATGAGTATCACAAAAACTCTGTTTTTGATGCAG ATGATCTCTGTGAAAGGCTGGAGCTGCCCCCAATACTGGAGGAGAGGCTGAAGCAGGAATGGGCTCTACATGAAGTACTTCTCCAGAAAGAGGACTTGCAGAGGAAGTACCGGAGTGTAAAGTTCACAG AGTATGCAGTGGATCTACTGTACTCTTTTACAAACTGCTCTGGATTAGACCTCATCTTTGGGCTCAACGAGCTGCTCAGGACCACTGGCAACTCCTGGGACAGCAGCAATGCCAGGACCCTCATACAGTACTGTGAATCCAAACAGTACAGCATGGCCTGGGAGCTGGGCAATG AGCCCAACAGTTATGAGAAGAAGGCAGGGATCCGGGTGAACGGATACCAGCTGGGCCAAGACTTCATTCAACTCCGCAGGATTCTGCGGGAATCCAAACTTTACCATGACACTGGACTCTATGGACCAGACATTAGCCAACCCCGAGACCACCGGAGAGACTTACTGGAGGG TTACTATGTCAACGGAAGACACACATCTTTAAAAGATTTCCTAGACCCTGAGGTGCTAAACACTTTAGCCCTGAAAACACATGAAGTCATGGAG ACCGTTGATCTGGCATCCCCTGGGAAGAAGGTGTGGCTTGGAGAGACTAGTTCTGCCTATGGAGGCGGGGCTAAGGGGCTGTCTGACACATTTGTCGCTGGATTCAT GTGGCTGGATAAACTGGGCCTTGGTGCAAAGCTTGGCTTAGATGTTGTAATCAGGCAGGTTTTGATTGGATCTGGGACTTACCACCTGGTAGATGATAACCTCGATCCACTTCCT GATTACTGGCTATCAGTTCTGTACAAGAGGCTTGTTGGACCAGAGGTGCTGAGTATAGAAGCCTTTTCCATTTTGGGAAAGACGAAAAGAGTACGGGTCTACCTACACTGCACTAACAAGAAAAG taCAAGCTACAAAAGTGGAGCAGTCACATTGTTTGCTCTGAACCTGAGTAAGAGCCCTGCTAGCATCGCTGTGCCTGCCATGGTCTCTAACAGCACTGTAGAGGCCTTCGTTCTTCAGTCTGAACAGCCTGGCGAGGAGGGACTCTACTCGAA GTCTGTGAAACTCAACGGAGAGGTGTTGAAGATGGTAGATGACCGAACTCTTCCATCGCTCCAGGGAACTCCTCTTGCTGCAGGAGAACATCTCAGACTGCCTGGTTATTCCTTTGCCTTCTATCTCCTCAGTGAGGCCCAGGCACTGGCCTGCCGATGA